Below is a window of Lepisosteus oculatus isolate fLepOcu1 chromosome 8, fLepOcu1.hap2, whole genome shotgun sequence DNA.
gtacagtgtgcCTGTTTCTGTTCGGCGTGTGTGGACAGTAGGAGAGATCTGTGTCTTCCTCTAATAGGGCCTCCAGGGCTTTCTCTTTGGTTATTAGCAATgcctaaaataaaagaaattagtGTCTGTTCTTGCAATTGACAGAATggcctaaaaaaaaacaacctatgGTAGAAAAAAACTTTTGGTCAGCTCTTGTCTCtgaatgaaatgcaaaaataaaaggctGGATTCAAATGAGAACAATGcacagggaagaaactcagatTCATAAAAGAGGTCTGAGACTACTGCCTCTGTGAAAAGAGGGGGGACCGTCCCGTCCCAGGCAGCAGACAGCCTCCCCCTGTCCCCCAGCAGCAATGCTGAGGACATTATCTCCCAGACTAAACTGCACTGGTTGTTGCATTATGCATGGGGCATTGTCACAGTATCCCAGTATTGTCCATAAAAGCATTCCATTCGGTTGGAGCAGGACCACGGAGGGTCACATGCTAGTTGAATAACAGGAGCAGCCCGTGTGGGTTTGTGGTAGTGCTTTGCTGTGCTAGAAATTCAGTGTTAAAAGCTGTAGTCGAACATTGGGCATATTGAGAGGCATATATAGGCTTGGACACATTCTGTTAAGATCTATAGAATgcaaaaaagtgtgaaaaattgCCTTTGCTCCTGATGGAGCCGGATCGTTTCCTTTCTAGCAGAGACCTTGAGCTGGTCGGGCTGCAGATTTTCTCTTGCAGCCCCTTGCTCGCCTGTGTGACTGTGGGACTGTGGTGCGATCACAGGGCTCTGGCCCAGAGCACACGCAGAGGTGCTTGCAGAGCCAGAGTAGCTTCCAAGCAGGAGCAGCTGGGAAGATGGTAACAGTTAAGACGGGTTGTTTTGCTCTGGCTACCATCAGCCGCAGgggaaaagggggaaaaaccCCACCACACTGTGATGGTAATTCTCGCTTGCGGGAGACTTCTCAATCTTGTTTCATCCGGCTGTTTGTGACACATGCCTTAGTTAGAGCAGGCACGAAGTCGAGAGAGAGTGTGGATAATGAGAAGTGATTACATAACACTGCGACATGGGCTCCTCGGAATCCCTGCACAGCATGCTGATTAATCTGTGTGCAGGAAACAGAGTGAAATTATTCTGTAATATTCCTCTCAAGaatgtagaaaatgaaaaaaaaaatactgcctAGTTCTTCTTATGGTAtgctttttagaaaaataaacaatagcTCCCTTGGCTTACTGTCATTAGACTTTTCTGCTTCTGTGCATAGTGACACTGAAGCAGGTATAATTGAATATATTTCTCGGGTATATCTGTATTTGTGTGAGGATcacatgtttctttttaatgatGGGGTTTTTGGCCAGGAATAGCCAGGAATAGGTGGCTGGCAGGCAACGGGGGAAGCAGAAAACCCATGAGAGTTCGGCTCATCTTGGGTTGTGGTGAGGACCTCTATAACCTCGGCCCTCTGCTCCTCCCCTCTGCAGGATGTATGACAACATGTCAACGATGGTGTGCGTGAAGGAGGACCCAGGAGAGAAGCTGTCCCAGGATGAGATCATCTCCAAGACCAAGCAGGTGATCCAGGGGCTTGAGGCCCTGAAGCACGAGCACCACTCCATCCTGGACAGCCTGCTGCAGACCCTGCAGTGCCTGAAGAAGGATGAGGAGAGCAGCCTGGTGGAGGAGAAGTCCCTCATGATCCGCAAGTCCCTGGAGATGCTGGAGCTGGGACTGAGCGAGGCGCAGGTCAGGCAGGGGGCAACCGGGAGGCTCGGGGGGGGGGTAAAATTACAAAGATCGCTGCTTTGTGGGCAacagtgtgtaacagtgtgttaTCCTAAGAGACTTTGAAGACATGTAAAGAGAACTTGGCTGGAAACAGCCCGATTCCTCACCTAGCTAGGGAATGAAGAACGTTTTCAGTGTCCACAGTTCCCAGTGTGGACGTTTGAAGCCTCCCCCTCTCTTCCCCCCTCTTTGCCTTGGCCCCCCCCTAGGTGATGATGGCGCTGTCCAGCCACCTGAGCGCGGTGGAGTCGGAGAAGCAGAAGCTGCGGGCCCAGGTGCGCCGGCTGTGCCAGGAGAACCAGTGGCTGCGGGACGAGCTGGCGGGCACCCAGCAGAAGCTGCAGCGCAGCGAGCAGAGCGTGGCCCAGCTAGAGGAGGAGAAGAAGCACCTGGAGTTCATGAACCAGCTGAAGAAGTACGACGAGGACGTCTCCCCTTCGGTGAGTCCTGGCAGGACTATCCTCAGGAGGGTTTTGGTGTTTCAGTGCGGTTTGCAAAACAATACTGCTGACTTAATCGCGGCTGATTTGCAGAGCTGCTTGTTTTGAGCAGCGAGAGAATTCAGGAGGTGGGGGGGTGGGTTGTTTGGAAGCACTTTGCAGGGGCATCTTGTCTCGTTCAATGATGAGAGAGGTCATGCTGACCCGCCCGgtaacatttttgttgttgttgctgtgcaGCACTTGAGATTTTGGCCAGTCATTGCCCAGTTGAGAGATTTTGGCCAAGTTGCTGTTCTTGCAGACATTTTGCTGACTTGGGGGTATACGTGACATTTTGCATCGGGGTGTTGAATAATGCATGTGTCTGGCAGGGTAGAGTAAAGATGAGGGCCGCATTTTGATTGTGTGGCTTCCTGCTCTCCCTGACTCTGCACTCTTGTCGCGCAGGAAGAGAAGGACTCGGACTCCACCAAAGAGCCGCTGGACGACCTGTTCCCCAATGACGAGGATGATCAGGGACCAGGAAGTAAATGTCCTTTCCGACGTTTTTAACCGATACGCCGTCTGTTGTGCTGTGCTGTGAGAGCAGGATTTGTTCTCCTAGGATTTAGGCTGGGGGAATTATCCAGAAGGGATAGTGGAACAGAGACCCCTGCTCACGTGGGAACTGGGAACTCTGGAGGGAGAGACCAACCGACTGGCTAAGCAGGGGACTCCAACCCTGATCCTGAACAACCCAGATCCTCCAGGCTGTAGTCCTCTCTTAGGTTTTCAAGAACAGAACCCCCACAGATGGCAAGATCCTCCTGTGATTGGTGTAGTTAAGTAATTAAAATCTGGTTTGGAATACAAAAAACGTTCCTCATGGCTGTCTAAAGCCAGAGTTTAAGATCCAGTGTGAGTGTCCTTCACTCACATCTGTGAAAGGGTTGGTTTCCAATGCTCAGTGTGGGGGAAGAAGAAACCACTCTGCACATGTTAGAGGGTTAGAAAAGCACTGATGAGCAGCCTCAGGTTTGAGACCATACAGCTCGTGACGGATTTTTTGAAGTGGTGCCTCAGAAGTAGAAACGTACTTGTGAATTTTTTACGAATCATCACATTTTGTAGGCCAGGGAGGCAGTAAGTGGCCGGGAAAACACTGGCTGAGATGAGCCACGTCTTTCTGGTTTTACAGCTTAAATACATGTTTCCATGGTGGTTAATGTTTTTGTGTCGAGTTTCGCAAAATTCCTCATGGGAGGACCCGCACCGAGGTGAACATCCTGATCTACCTTTGAATTGACCCACGGCTACTTAGCCTGGAGCTCGATCACAATGTACACTTATGCACAGGTTTGATTATAAGTGCTCTGGTGCTCCTTTAGTTCAGATATTCATGTATCCCCTGTGGAATGCTTGATAATTACCTGGCACTGGTCTTCAGATCAAAGTGATCAGCATTGCCGGCGGGAATctctcagctgcagcaggaccGCTCCATTTCCCCACCACATGAAAAGAGTATTGATCAAGAGTAGAACTGAGTGAGTGCACCGCTGGGTTTGCTTCCTGTGGAAGGAATCACACAAAGCCTTGTGCTGTGTCCTCTGTCCTGCGGGGGGCGCTGTTACCCCTGCAGAACATTTAATCTCTCCATGACTCTTCATCCCAGACCAGTCTGTTCGCTCCAGAACGCCAGGTCTCGACAAAGTAGGTTTTGCAGAGTCAAGTACTGAGGTGTATTGTAGGATCAGTCGTGCACCACCGAACCGTGAGAACTTcctttctgtttgcttttcaaGCTGCAGCAGTCAGATCACTTCTCACCTTTTCCTCCCATCAGGGCCTCATTTGGATTCCATTCCAGTTTGTCTTGGCcttgcttctttcaggaaatagTCCAGAAATAGCAATTATGTGTTTACATGCGGTAGAGTCTCTGGCGGGGGGGAGAGGAATCGCAAGCCCGGGTCTTTCTCTGCGTGCCTGACTGAGTGCCCGTCTGCGTGCTCTCTTGTGCCCGGTTGTTGagttgtctgtgtgtttgtgtctgcagcCCAGCAGCACAACAGCAGCGCGGCAGCAGCAGCCCAGCAGGGGGGCTACGAGATCCCGGCGCGCCTGCGCACCCTCCACAACCTGGTGATCCAGTACGCCTCCCAGGGCCGCTACGAGGTGGCCGTGCCGCTGTGCAAGCAGGCGCTGGAGGACCTGGAGAAGACCTCCGGCCACGACCACCCCGACGTGGCCACCATGCTCAACATCCTGGCCCTGGTGTACAGGTGAGAGCCCCCCGCCCCACAGCTCAACATCCTGGCCCTGGTGTACAGGTGAGAGTCCCCCGCCCCACGGCTCAACACCCTGGCCCTGGTGTACAGGTGAGAGTCCCCCGCCCCACGGCTCAACACCCTGGCCCTGGTGTAGAGGTGAGGGTTCAGTGTTCTGTGCACCTGTAACCGTTGCGGGATatccatttctttttcatttcatacGGCTTTGCTCCTTATTGTAAATACTGACGTGCATTGTCCAGAATCCAAACCGGGAAGGTAAGCTCCATCTTCCGCCTTCCTCAGCCGTGTGAGAGGTGCCCAGACCGGCCTGAGAGGGCTCTCTGGGGCTGTGTCAGGGTTCCTGGTGGGACAGGCAGTGCTGGCCCAGTCAGTGTGTTTGGATGGTTTGGAGACGTGCATGAATTCCCAAAGTGACATGAAGTGGAGACAGAACAACCAGTGCCTGACCATGGTTTTGGTATCTCGAGTATACCTTTGGTATTTGTTTTTGCTGGGATTAAACACAAATTGTTCTCTCACCTCTGTGTTTTTCTGTCCTTGGCTGTCTGCGCACAGCTGTCACTTTTTATTCATCTCCTCTGTTGTCGTGAATCCATCGATTGTTTCGCAAGACAAAAGTGTGTCATTTTAATGAAGAAAAGGGTTCTTCTGAGGGTAGGAGTTGCTCCGAGGGAAAATGAATAGCTTTTGCCATGTAAAGCTAAAACGTTTTTGCTACGTATCTGACCCCATCCGTGAAGCTCAGATGGTAACTTCTTTGCGAATGAAAATTCAGGAAGTAGAAATTCTAATGCCTGCCCTCCCCCCCCTTCCCGCCCGCACACCACAGAGACCAGAACAAATACAAAGATGCTGCTAACCTGCTGAACGATGCCTTGGCCATCCGGGAGAAGACTCTGGGAAGAGACCACCCAGCGGTACGTGTGCCGTTACCGGGTGCCTCTCCCGTTGCTGCCGCCTCTTGCCGGCTGACCGCGCTGGGAATGTCCTGACGACTGTGTCGAACCCCGCAGGCTTGACCTTCCCTGCAGGGTCGTCCCATGATGACGCAGGCGCAGAGGACAGACTCTGAGCAGCCTGGCCAGGTTACCTGCAGTTGTGCGAAATCGCAACCGACGAAGAGCAATCTTGCCTGCAGCTGAAATCATTTATGTGAAATTAATTGGTGATCTTCTAGTAATGTTTTTGTATTGCTTAAATTCCACAATGAATTTTGAATTGCTGCACAGTGTGATCTGCTGTCTGATTAATGTCAGGGAAGTGTATGTGCTCCTTCTGGTCTCTGAGCTCATCGCTCCTGGCTGTGCAGGGTGTGGGATTAGCAAGTGTTGGTGTAAGGTCTGTTAATTCCCCTGCTGATTGCTGTGCTGTGGGCTAACCAGGTGGCAGCGACGCTGAACAACCTGGCCGTGCTTTATGGGAAGAGAGGAAAGTATAAGGAAGCCGAGCCCCTGTGCAAGAGAGCTCTGGAGATCCGAGAGAAGGTGGGTCTGATATCTGCCTGCTTTCCTTTCCTgggttatttgcttttgttattATCTTCATCacagccttttttaaaaaaacttttcatcTTTAGACCGAAGTTTAGTTGACGGGGGATCGGAGACAGTCTAAAATGCTTGTCCTCAATAATCCTATGATGATAGAGTCTTCCGAGGCGCTGCAGGACTGTAGCGCACTAGAATGGTTCCAGGCCAGGCGTTTTTCACTGGCCGTGGAGCTTCACCGGTTCAGGAGGAGGAGCTGTCAATCTGTAAACCCATCTGCTCAGCCACTAGGGTTACGGCTCTCCGGTGATTTTGTGTTTCCGTCGAGTCTGGTTTTTTTAATGCCCATTcgggaagagaaacaggattttAAGAAACCGCCTCGCAACTTGTTTACTTTGTTATTAAAGGCAGCTAAAAAATATGGAAACAAGATTAGATAGGGTAAATACTGTATGGAGTGAAGTTCTTGCTCTTCTTGTGTTCGTAACCTACTTTCGCTATGTGTTTTGGATAACCAGAGTGTGGTTTCAAACCCCAGGCGTGTTTAGTCTTGCTGTGAAAGGCTTAAGGACTCTCTTAAGTAATAGTATCTGGTCTTTTCAGATTTGGTGTGATAAGGCTTTCAAAAGCCAGAAGGGATTTAAAACCAGGTTTGAGAGTTCTGCAAAGCTGAGCTTGGCGTTATTTACTGTTCCTTCAGAATGAGGAAgcttttctgctttgtgctaccTGTAACCCAGCCACAGCAGGACAGAACAGGGGAATTCACTACAGCCCCACTTAACTCGACCTTACTGAGGGTCTCCCACCCATGAGTGGATTACTCTGTCCAGTGTGTTCTATACATGATGCTGTGATAGACTGTGTTTCAG
It encodes the following:
- the klc1a gene encoding kinesin light chain 1 isoform X6, yielding MLNDTEKRMYDNMSTMVCVKEDPGEKLSQDEIISKTKQVIQGLEALKHEHHSILDSLLQTLQCLKKDEESSLVEEKSLMIRKSLEMLELGLSEAQVMMALSSHLSAVESEKQKLRAQVRRLCQENQWLRDELAGTQQKLQRSEQSVAQLEEEKKHLEFMNQLKKYDEDVSPSEEKDSDSTKEPLDDLFPNDEDDQGPGTQQHNSSAAAAAQQGGYEIPARLRTLHNLVIQYASQGRYEVAVPLCKQALEDLEKTSGHDHPDVATMLNILALVYRDQNKYKDAANLLNDALAIREKTLGRDHPAVAATLNNLAVLYGKRGKYKEAEPLCKRALEIREKVLGKDHPDVAKQLNNLALLCQNQSKYEEVEYYYQRALEIYQTKLGPDDPNVAKTKNNLASCYLKQGKYKQAETLYKEILTRAHEREFGSVDDENKPIWMHAEEREEQSKGKQKDGASFGEYGGWYKACKVDSPTVTTTLKNLGALYKRQGKYEAAETLEEAAMRSRKQGLDTAQKQRVAEVLNDPESLEKQRSRESLNSEVVKYESGPDGGEEA
- the klc1a gene encoding kinesin light chain 1 isoform X2; the protein is MLNDTEKRMYDNMSTMVCVKEDPGEKLSQDEIISKTKQVIQGLEALKHEHHSILDSLLQTLQCLKKDEESSLVEEKSLMIRKSLEMLELGLSEAQVMMALSSHLSAVESEKQKLRAQVRRLCQENQWLRDELAGTQQKLQRSEQSVAQLEEEKKHLEFMNQLKKYDEDVSPSEEKDSDSTKEPLDDLFPNDEDDQGPGTQQHNSSAAAAAQQGGYEIPARLRTLHNLVIQYASQGRYEVAVPLCKQALEDLEKTSGHDHPDVATMLNILALVYRDQNKYKDAANLLNDALAIREKTLGRDHPAVAATLNNLAVLYGKRGKYKEAEPLCKRALEIREKVLGKDHPDVAKQLNNLALLCQNQSKYEEVEYYYQRALEIYQTKLGPDDPNVAKTKNNLASCYLKQGKYKQAETLYKEILTRAHEREFGSVDDENKPIWMHAEEREEQSKGKQKDGASFGEYGGWYKACKVDSPTVTTTLKNLGALYKRQGKYEAAETLEEAAMRSRKQGLDTAQKQRVAEVLNDPESLEKQRSRESLNSEVVKYESGPDGGEEDGSGSLKRSGSFSKLRASIRRSSEKLVRKLKGGSSRDSEPKNPGMKRASSLSVLNTADKAAGDPFQERNNSLKKGRDLSASQTDLAH
- the klc1a gene encoding kinesin light chain 1 isoform X1, yielding MLNDTEKRMYDNMSTMVCVKEDPGEKLSQDEIISKTKQVIQGLEALKHEHHSILDSLLQTLQCLKKDEESSLVEEKSLMIRKSLEMLELGLSEAQVMMALSSHLSAVESEKQKLRAQVRRLCQENQWLRDELAGTQQKLQRSEQSVAQLEEEKKHLEFMNQLKKYDEDVSPSEEKDSDSTKEPLDDLFPNDEDDQGPGTQQHNSSAAAAAQQGGYEIPARLRTLHNLVIQYASQGRYEVAVPLCKQALEDLEKTSGHDHPDVATMLNILALVYRDQNKYKDAANLLNDALAIREKTLGRDHPAVAATLNNLAVLYGKRGKYKEAEPLCKRALEIREKVLGKDHPDVAKQLNNLALLCQNQSKYEEVEYYYQRALEIYQTKLGPDDPNVAKTKNNLASCYLKQGKYKQAETLYKEILTRAHEREFGSVDDENKPIWMHAEEREEQSKGKQKDGASFGEYGGWYKACKVDSPTVTTTLKNLGALYKRQGKYEAAETLEEAAMRSRKQGLDTAQKQRVAEVLNDPESLEKQRSRESLNSEVVKYESGPDGGEEVSMSVEWNGDGSGSLKRSGSFSKLRASIRRSSEKLVRKLKGGSSRDSEPKNPGMKRASSLSVLNTADKAAGDPFQERNNSLKKGRDLSASQTDLAH
- the klc1a gene encoding kinesin light chain 1 isoform X3, with the translated sequence MLNDTEKRMYDNMSTMVCVKEDPGEKLSQDEIISKTKQVIQGLEALKHEHHSILDSLLQTLQCLKKDEESSLVEEKSLMIRKSLEMLELGLSEAQVMMALSSHLSAVESEKQKLRAQVRRLCQENQWLRDELAGTQQKLQRSEQSVAQLEEEKKHLEFMNQLKKYDEDVSPSEEKDSDSTKEPLDDLFPNDEDDQGPGTQQHNSSAAAAAQQGGYEIPARLRTLHNLVIQYASQGRYEVAVPLCKQALEDLEKTSGHDHPDVATMLNILALVYRDQNKYKDAANLLNDALAIREKTLGRDHPAVAATLNNLAVLYGKRGKYKEAEPLCKRALEIREKVLGKDHPDVAKQLNNLALLCQNQSKYEEVEYYYQRALEIYQTKLGPDDPNVAKTKNNLASCYLKQGKYKQAETLYKEILTRAHEREFGSVDDENKPIWMHAEEREEQSKGKQKDGASFGEYGGWYKACKVDSPTVTTTLKNLGALYKRQGKYEAAETLEEAAMRSRKQGLDTAQKQRVAEVLNDPESLEKQRSRESLNSEVVKYESGPDGGEEVSMSVEWNGDGSGSLKRSGSFSKLRASIRRSSEKLVRKLKGGSSRDSEPKNPGNEIIV
- the klc1a gene encoding kinesin light chain 1 isoform X5, translated to MLNDTEKRMYDNMSTMVCVKEDPGEKLSQDEIISKTKQVIQGLEALKHEHHSILDSLLQTLQCLKKDEESSLVEEKSLMIRKSLEMLELGLSEAQVMMALSSHLSAVESEKQKLRAQVRRLCQENQWLRDELAGTQQKLQRSEQSVAQLEEEKKHLEFMNQLKKYDEDVSPSEEKDSDSTKEPLDDLFPNDEDDQGPGTQQHNSSAAAAAQQGGYEIPARLRTLHNLVIQYASQGRYEVAVPLCKQALEDLEKTSGHDHPDVATMLNILALVYRDQNKYKDAANLLNDALAIREKTLGRDHPAVAATLNNLAVLYGKRGKYKEAEPLCKRALEIREKVLGKDHPDVAKQLNNLALLCQNQSKYEEVEYYYQRALEIYQTKLGPDDPNVAKTKNNLASCYLKQGKYKQAETLYKEILTRAHEREFGSVDDENKPIWMHAEEREEQSKGKQKDGASFGEYGGWYKACKVDSPTVTTTLKNLGALYKRQGKYEAAETLEEAAMRSRKQGLDTAQKQRVAEVLNDPESLEKQRSRESLNSEVVKYESGPDGGEEVSMSVEWNGA
- the klc1a gene encoding kinesin light chain 1 isoform X4, producing MYDNMSTMVCVKEDPGEKLSQDEIISKTKQVIQGLEALKHEHHSILDSLLQTLQCLKKDEESSLVEEKSLMIRKSLEMLELGLSEAQVMMALSSHLSAVESEKQKLRAQVRRLCQENQWLRDELAGTQQKLQRSEQSVAQLEEEKKHLEFMNQLKKYDEDVSPSEEKDSDSTKEPLDDLFPNDEDDQGPGTQQHNSSAAAAAQQGGYEIPARLRTLHNLVIQYASQGRYEVAVPLCKQALEDLEKTSGHDHPDVATMLNILALVYRDQNKYKDAANLLNDALAIREKTLGRDHPAVAATLNNLAVLYGKRGKYKEAEPLCKRALEIREKVLGKDHPDVAKQLNNLALLCQNQSKYEEVEYYYQRALEIYQTKLGPDDPNVAKTKNNLASCYLKQGKYKQAETLYKEILTRAHEREFGSVDDENKPIWMHAEEREEQSKGKQKDGASFGEYGGWYKACKVDSPTVTTTLKNLGALYKRQGKYEAAETLEEAAMRSRKQGLDTAQKQRVAEVLNDPESLEKQRSRESLNSEVVKYESGPDGGEEVSMSVEWNGDGSGSLKRSGSFSKLRASIRRSSEKLVRKLKGGSSRDSEPKNPGMKRASSLSVLNTADKAAGDPFQERNNSLKKGRDLSASQTDLAH